The genomic DNA AAGGGAAGTGCTTGGTTTCTATCTGTCAGAACACCCTGCAATGGAAGCAAAAAAATCACTAGGCGGCGGATTCAGTGATATTTCCTTGATTGGGACAATGGCGGATCGGGGAAATGTGAAAATTGTCGGTTTGATTCGGGATATTAAGCGTATTCGTACGAAAAAAGGGGAAGAGATGGCGTTTGTGACGATTCAAGACGAGACCGGCGATATTTCTTGTACCTTTTTCCCGAAACACTATACGACTTCGAGTAGTCATCTGGTTGAAATGGCGATGATTCAACTTGAGGGAGTTGTTGAACATCGTAGAGGAAAGCCACAAATACTCGTCCACCAAACAAAACCTCTTTAAAAACCTATAAGAAACAGCCCTTTCTCGTATATACCTATACGAGAAAGGGCTGTTTGAAGCGATTTTATGAATGAACGACTTCTTTGCGTTGTTGTGATTCATTATTTTTATCCGTGTTAGTAGTATTTTTGCTATTGTTATCTTGAGTATTTCCTTTTACTTTGGCTTTTTCTTTTGCTTCTTCTCTATTTTCAATTGCTTGACTAATTTTGGCTAGTATAAAGGTTACGAGTACGGCAAAAAGCACTAATCCATAATAACCAGCACCGATTCCAATGCCTACTCCACCAGCAAAAAAAACCATCGCCGCTGTCGTTAATCCCGTAATGCGTAACCCATCTTTCATAATTAACCCTGCGCCCAAAAAGCCTAAGCCTGATACGATTTGTGCGGCAAGACGCATAGGATCCACACGATTATTAATATTCGTGCTACCGAATTGTTCTGCGCTATATATGGAGACAAGAGTAATGAGTGTACAGGATACGCAAACAAATGTAAATGTTTTTAAACCAGCTGGTTTGTTCTTGGCAGATCGATCCCACCCTAAGAACATTCCTAGAAGCGCGCTAATCAAAATGCGTAAATATATCTCCAAGTTTTGAACTATTTGTTCTTCATAAAAAACCCCTAGTTGATCCATTCCCAATTCCTCCTTTGTAGACAAGTCGTTCGCTTATCTCTTGGAGAACTCATCCTTTTATCATTTAACTTTCTGTATTTTCATCGTTTGCAACTAACCATTTAATAGTATGTTCTTCTAAAAAAGTCCCCCAATTCTCGGGGGGATTGCTATCAGAAACCACGATATCTATATCCTCAAATGGAGCCATCTTATAATGTGTGCGTTTGTTAATCTTTGTATGGTCTATAAGTAAAATGTTTTTATTCGAATGCTCGATAAGCTTTTTAGTGACCATTCCTTTGGAAATATCATAACTGGTTACGCCTGAGTGTGTAGAAAGACCGTCTGCTGCAATAAAAAATTTATCGACATGAATATTATTTAACATTTCTAATGTGAGTTCTCCAGCTATTCTATGGTGGGTTGTGTTGACTTCGCCACCAAGCATAATAATTTTGCCTGAAAATAAGTTTTGAGCCATTAGATCAATTAATACAGTGAGAGAATTAAGTGATGAAGTAATGATTGTTAAATTTTTTTTATCTTTAAGCTTTCTAGCTAATCGAAGGGGGGTACTTCCTTCATCGATTGCAATCACATCGTTATCGTTAATCAAAGTAACAGCCATTTTACCGATTTTTTCTTTGCCGTCTTGGTTAATAATTTCTCTTTCTAAGGCAGGAGGTTCATTGTTAAAGAATGCGGGATTAATAGCTCCTCCATAAACCTTTTTCAATTTCTCTTCTTGTTCTAAGTCATTTAAATAATTACGAATGGTTTCGGTAGAGACCTTTAAAATAACGGCAAGGTCTTTTACTTTTACCTTGCCATCATTTTCAAGTAACTCAAGAATTTTTCTTTTTCGATCTATACTTGCTAATGACAATTAAATCCACCTCACGATTTGTGATATGCTATTGTTTATTCCTATAATCAATTGACCTCTGGCGGAATTGTGTAGAGACTTTTTCGAGCTTTGGGCTTACACGACGCAGGTCATGTAACCGTACTTAGACCGCCTTCATTAGCTCCTTTTAAAAAATCTGTAGCACCCGCCAGAGGCTTAACTTGAATCAGCAAATGTCTTTGTACTGAAAGCGGAGCGGTAGTTCTAGAAAGTCCGGACTCTTGCTGAATCAAGTTAAATAAACTAGCAATCTTCATTTAATTATAAGGAATAGTAATAGGGGACACAAGTATCGTCTTTTCTAAAGGTTTTATCAAACGAGACTTTTCCAATAACTACTCTCTTCAATTGCTGTTAAGAGGTCGTTCACTTTTTTAGGTGTAACCGCTCCGATGTTTCCAATTCGGAATGTGTCGAGGTTCGTGACTTTACCTGGATAAATCACAAAGCCTTTTGTTTTCAAACGACTATAGAATTCTGCAAACGTAAAGCTATCCGCATCCGGGAAGTTGAAAGATGTAATGATAGGTGATTGGTTTTCGTCTGATAATAGCGTTGTAAAGCCTAGTTTACGCATGCCTTCCACAAGTGTACGTTGGTTATCGCGGTAGCGAGCAGCACGTGCGGCAACACCGCCTTCTTCTTGCAATTCTTTCAGTGCTTGGGCAAAGGCGCGAACAACATGAGTAGGGGACGTGAAACGCCATTTGCCGTTATTTTCCTCCATCGTTTTCCACTGGTTATACAAATCGAGTGATAGTGAACGTGCATTGCCACCGCATTTTTCGAATTCTTCTTTGTTGACGATGATAAAGCCGAAGCCAGGGACCCCTTCAATACATTTGTTGGCACTACTGATCAAATAATGAACCCCAAGTTGGTCAATATCCATTTCAATGCCACCAAAACTACTCATCGCATCCAAAATAAAAATGCGGTTATGCTTCTTCACAACCTCACTGACTTTTTCAATCGGATTGAGGCGTCCAGTAGTTGTTTCACAATGGACGACAGCGACATGTGTAATGCCTTTATCTGCTGCTAATGTATGATCTAGTTCATCGATATCTGGATCAGACACTTCACCGCTATCGAGCATAACCGTTTCAATGTTTAACATTTCAGCAATTTCACCAATCCGATAACCGTACGCTCCGTTGCCAATGACAAGGAGCTTACCATCACGAGGAATCGCTGTGCCAATGACGGATTCTACGCTGAATGTTCCGCTTCCTTGCATGAGAACCGTTGAATACTTTTCTGTGTTTGTCGTAGCGAGTTGAATCAGATCTTTACGAATGCCTTGCACGATATTATTGTATTCATCATCCCATGTGCACCAGTCTTTCATCATTGCGAGTCGGACAGTGTCACTTGTTGTAAGAGGGCCTGGTGTTAGCAATAGGTATGGATTATTAGTAGATTCAATGTTTGACATGAGAAATCATCCTTTCAATTGTAGGCAAATTTTTATTTTGTAAAGCTAGTAATCAATTGGTTTATCTACTATCAAACTGGGCTCTTCCAATAACTGCTCTCTTCAATTGCTGTTAAGAGGTCGTTCACTTTTTCTGGTGTAACTGCTCCGATGTTTCCAATTCGGAATGTGTCGAGGTTCGTGACTTTACCTGGATAAATCACAAAGCCTTTTGTTTTCAAACGACTATAGAATTCTGCAAACGTAAAGCTATCCGCATCCGGGAAGTTGAAAGATGTAATGATAGGTGATTGGTTTTCGTCTGATAATAGCGTTGTAAAGCCTAGTTTGCGCATGCCTTCCACAAGTGTACGTTGGTTATCGCGGTAGCGAGCAGCACGTGCGGCAACACCGCCTTCTTCTTGCAATTCTTTCAGTGCTTGGGCAAAGGCACGAACAACATGAGTAGGGGACGTGAAACGCCATTTTCCGTTATTTTCCTCCATTGTTTTCCACTGGTTATACAAATCGAGTGATAGTGAACGTGCATTGCCACCACATTTTTCGAATTCATCTTTGTTGACGATGATAAAGCCGAAGCCAGGGACCCCTTCAATACATTTGTTGGCACTACTGATCAAATAATGAACCCCAAGTTGGTCAATATCCATTTCAATGCCACCAAAACTACTCATCGCATCCAAAATAAAAATGCGGTTATGCTTCTTCACAACCCCACTGACTTTTTCAATCGGATTGAGGCGTCCAGTAGTTGTTTCGCAATGGACGACAGCGACATGTGTAATGCCTTTATCTGCTGCTAATGTACGATCTAGTTCATCGATATCTGGATCAGACACTTCACCGCTATCGAGCATAACCGTTTCAATGTTTAACATTTCAGCAATTTCACCAATCCGATAACCGTACGCTCCGTTGCCAATGACAAGTAGCTTACCATCACGAGGAATCGCTGTGCCAATGACGGATTCTACGCTGAATGTCCCGCTTCCTTGCATGAGAACCGTTGAATACTTTTCCGTGTTTGTCGTAGCGAGTTGAATCAGATCTTTACGAATGCCTTGCACGATATTATTGTATTCATCATCCCATGTGCACCAGTCTTTCATCATTGCGAGTCGGACAGTGTCACTTGTTGTAAGAGGGCCTGGTGTTAGCAATAGGTATGGATTGTTAGTAGATTCAATGTTTGACATGAGAAATCATCCTTTCAATATAGAAGAATTTTTTTACTCGGTAAGCGTGTTGTGCGAAATTGCATGAACAAGTGGAGTTTTTGTGTCACTCATTACTTCTTCGTCTTTTTTATTATTGTTATTCGTGTTTCCAGTGTCATTTGTTACAGGTTTGATTAACGCTACACAGATGATGGATATGACGCCTAATATCATCAGATAGACTGCAGCAGGAACCCAAGAGCCATTAAATTTAGTGATGAGACCCGTTGCAACCAATGGCATTGTTCCACCGAAAATAGCAGCTCCCATTTGGTAACCGACTGAAATCCCCGTGTAGCGAACTTCTGGACTAAACATTTCTGAGAACATTGTGCCAAGCACTGCAGTAATAATGGACCAGAGGGCATATCCAATCAAAACGGCTACCGTTAGCGATAGCATGGAGGTTTTTGAAAGCAATAGGAAATAAGGTATCGCAAAAGCGATTACACCAAGTGAACCAGCGAAAAATACTTTCTTACGACCAATCACATCAGAAATGCGTCCGGCTAGCGGAATAAAGAGTAGTGAACTGAGTGTTCCAATGGTTACCGCATTTAGCACTGAGTTCTCGGGCATCGAAAGGTTGTTTGTTGCATATGAAATACCGAACGTCGCAAACATATAGAAGGGAGCCGTTTCAATCGCTTTAGCACCAGTTGTTAAAATAATCGCTCTCCAGTGGTATTTAAACGTAGTGACGATTGGTAATTTAGGAATAGAACCATCTTGTTTTGATTTTTGGAAGTCTGGTGTCTCATCCAAATTACCACGTAGCCAAATGCCAAGAAACACCAAACCTAAACTTGCTATAAATGGTAATCTCCAACCCCATGCAAGGAACTGGGCATCGGGTAATAATCGCATGAGAGACATTGTACCTGTACCAAGTATCATCCCAACGGCTGCACCCATCATCGGGATACTTCCTGCAAAACCACGTTTTTTTTCATCAGCGTACTCAACAGCAAGTAATACTGCACCGCCCCACTCACCACCAACTGCAATTCCTTGAACTATCCTCAAGGCTACTAGCAAAATAGGTGCCCAGATTCCAATGGCATGGTATGTAGGCAATAAACCAATTAACGCTGTACTTACACCCATAATCCCTAAAGTAAGAACTAATGATTTTTTTCTTCCCATTTTATCTCCAATATGACTGAAAATAACGCCACCCAGTGGGCGGAAGAAGTAGGGAATTCCAAAAGAGGCTAAGGCCAATAAAAGACCTATTTTTGGATCGAAGTTCGGAAAATAGACTTTGTTAAATACCAGGGCTGCGACAGCCCCATACAGCAGGTAGTCATAATACTCAATTGAACTACCAATTAAACTAGCCCACAATGCTTTTCTTTGAATCTTCTTTGAGTAAGTTGGTCTTCCCACGGTATTCACTCCCTTCAAACTATTATTATTTGCAAGCGCTTTCATATTTCGCTTGAGGAATACTATAACACGGTTTTTTGGAAAAGTGAACAACTATTCCGATAATTGTTTTTATTTTCTTTGAACTAGTATACTTTTTCTTGTTTTTGTTTGGTATAAATTAAACGAAATCGTTAAAATCCCTTTGATTTCAATTTTTTCTTTCATTAAATAGATGAAAAAAAGAACAATATAAGTTGGGAGATTAGGATTTTTATCACTTTAAGAAATAAATATTAAAGTAGAATTGAATGTTAGGGATCATTTATGAGGAAATAGTTTGGATAAAATCCATTTATTTTCATTCAGCAAATCTTTTTGTACTGAAAGCGAAGCGTCAGCTACAGAAAACTACCACCTCGATAGGTGGCGAGATGAATGCGGTTTTGTTTCCTGTTCAGTGGATGTTCAAACACCTGCTGAACGATAGTGGAACGCAGGCCAAGGTCGCCACGTCCAAAGAAAGGTGCCTTAATTTCTGCAAAAAGCGCAGAAACACGGCCAATCGAACCCTTCGCAGTTCGATTGGCAATGCCTGCATGACCTGCATCGTGCAGGCCTAAGCCTCCGACGTACAGGATGTACTAGTGCCGACAATGCCACAGGAAGTGGAAATGGCGTTTTTGTCGGCCGGCGGATGTCACAGATTTTTAGAGGAGCTTTTCGAGCGGGCTCGAAAAAAATCTGGACGCAATTACGTCGAGATGTAATTGATATACCAAATATAAAAACTCTTTAGGTGGCTCGATATCTTGATAGAACTTAGATAAATCATTGAAAACCAAAACAAAACATGGTATTTGATAATTATTTTTCGAAAAAGGCAAGACAAAACAAAAAATGTGTGATATGCTCCAGTTGTAATAAAAAATATTTAGACAATTCGGAATTGGCGGTGGTCAAAAGAACATGGAGGTTTGGTTACTGAATTATGGTGACAAGTAACACGTGAACTAGTTTAAGAGTGGTAAACAAAAGAATTAGGTTCAGTAAATCCAAGACTAATAACTGGAGATGACTAAATGAGTATGAAAGTGTTTTGTTTAGGTGGGGCTGGAAGAATTGCCAGAGAAGCAGTGCTTGATCTTGTTGAACACTCTGAATTTGAAGTTATTACAATTGGCGATTTTAATGAAGAAATCGGGCAAGAACTAGTGAAAGAACTGAACGATTCACGTGTAAACTTTGTAAAAGTAAATGTAATGAACCACAAGGAAACTGTGGAACAAATGAAAGGCTACGATGTAGTAATGGATGGAACGACAATTACACTAAATGGCCTTTCCACCGCTTGCATCGCAGAAGCAGGCTGTCATGGTATTAATTTAAATGGATTTGGCGCGGAAGACGAGTACTCTGAGACGTTTAAGAAAAATAATAGAACAGCCGTACCTGGCTTTGGAATGACACCAGGGGTAACACAAATGATGGCGATGTATGCAGCCAATCAATTGGATACGGTGGAGAGTGTGAGAGTCAGTCATGGATCATTTAGACCGATTGCATTCTCGAAATCTATTACAGAAACAACAACTTATGAGTATGATCCAGATCTTCCTGGACGAATTATTTTTGAAAATGGTGAATTTGTACAAGTAGCACCATTTGCAAGGCCGCGAAAAATTCAGTTGCCTGAACCGTATGGAGAAACGATTCAATATATTATCCCTCACTCTGAGACAAGGACTTTGGCGAAAGCGCTTTCACATAAAGGCGTCAAGCTAATTGAAGTGCGAGGCACTTGGCCGAAGCAAAATATGCAACTAGTTCGTGGACTTTACGACTATGGTATTATGCGCAATCCTAAAGTGACAGTTAACGGAGCTGAGGTTGGGCTGATGGACATTATTGGTGATTATCTATTGCAATCCAAAGAAGGCCAAGAAACAGAACTATATGGATACTCTCTTCATATAGAAGTGATTGGTACGAGAGATGGCGTACGAAAAAGCCATGTTCTCTATCATACGCACCCTGCAAGTGATGGATCTGTAAAAGGTTGGGAGAAGCTAAGGGCTTATACACGAAATGTAGGTATCCCAATGGCAATCGCAACAGAACTGTTGGCAAAGGGTGCTGTTAAAGATACCGGTGTATTGATTCCGGAAGAAGCTTTCGAACCAGAAGTGATATTTAAACAATTGAAGAAACGTGGAATCCACATTCACGAAGAAATTAATGTGGTGCCTGAAGATGAAAAGGTAGAGGCAATTATCTAACACGATTAGCACCCTATTATAATAGAAGAAACATGAACAGAAATTTACTTACAGGTACGTTTCGAAATGAAGGAGGTCAGTATTTTGGATAAAAAATCTCCCCAGATTGAAGCCATTGTATTCGACTGGGCTGGAACAACAGTTGACTATGGTTGCTTTGCACCATTGGATGTGTTTAAAGAAGTATTCAAAATTAGAGGTATTGAGGTAACGGATGAGGAAACTCGTGAACCTATGGGTACGTTGAAATGGGACCATATTCAGACCATGTGTAATATGGACCGGATTGCACAGCTTTGGAAAGATAAATTTGGCCGACTCCCTGAAAAGGAAGATGTGGACGCGCTATATGCAGATTATGAACCGATGTTATTGGAAAGACTCCCCAATTACTGTACTCCAGTACCGGGCATGTTAGAATTGTTAGCTCGTTTGAGAGGTCAAGGATTAAAGGTAGGTTCAACAACAGGTTATACATCGAAAATGATGGAAATTGTTGCGCCGGGTGCCAAACAGAAAGGATATGCCCCGGATTCAATGGTTACGCCAGATGATGTGCCTGCCGGACGACCGTTTCCTTGGATGATTTATCAAAATGCAATGAATTTAGGCGTAGGGAATATGAAGCATATTATCAAAGCTGGCGACACATTGAGTGATGTTAGAGAAGGCGTGAACGCAGGTGTATGGAGTGTTGGAATTATTTTAGGTAGTAGTGAAATGGGCTTGCATGAAGCGGAAGCAAATGCTATGGATCCGGATGAACTGGCCGATCGAATGGAGGTTGTCGCCCAGAAGTTCAAAGAGGCGGGAGCGCACTATGTCATTAATAGTGTCGGTGATTTGGATAAACTCATACCAAAGATTAATGCACGTCTTAGAAATGGAGATTGACGGTGCGATGTTAGGAAGGCACCATTCCATCTATTAATAGAAGCTAATAGTTTGTACTCGACAGAAAAGCCAAGAATTAAAGAGGTGAAATTAGGTGGAAAACCAAAACTATGCACTGGGCATGATTGAAACAATCGGTTATCCGGCCCTTGTAGCGGCGGCAGATGCAGCATCTAAAGCAGCTGATGTTAAGATTGTTACATATCAAGGTGCAGATGCTGGGCTTGTCACGATTTATTTAATCGGGGATGTTGCTTCGGTTCAATCTGCAGTCGCGATTGGAACAGAAGCAGCCAAAGGTGTTGGTCGAATACATCACTCTCATGTCATTGCAAGACCAGACGAAAATGTAAAAAAACTGATTTTTCAAGCTCTATCAGATACAAAAGAGAACAAAGTAGAAAAAAAAACAGTCGTTAAAGATGAACAGCCTGCAGTAAAGGTGGTTAAAGAAGTTAGCGACAATAAATCAACAGATTTATCGAAAAAGACTCTTAAAGAATTAAGAGAACTGGCTACTTCTGATGTTAAATTCCCTTTGTCGGCTGATAAGATTGCATCAGCTAATAAAGAGGAATTACTGAAATACTTATCAGCAACACAGGCTGGGAAAGGTGGCGATAAATAATGAGAATGGATATTGATCTTGAATCAATCCAAGAAGCAAGAAATTTTCTTGAACAAGCTCAGCAAGCACAACAAATCATTGGAAAAATGTCGCAACATGACATTGACCAAATTGTGCACGGCATGGCACAAGCTGCTTTGAAGGAGTCAGGAAGACTTGCATCATTAGCAGTCGAAGAAACTGGCTACGGTAAAGTAGAGGATAAGTTAACGAAAAATCTATTTTCTGCTCGTGATATTTATGAGTCGGTTAAAGATAAAAAGACGGTTGGCATTATTTCGCGAGATGATACGAACAAAGTTTGGGAAGTGGCGGAACCCGTTGGAGTCGTTGCGGGAATTATCCCTTCAACAAACCCAACGTCCACGGCTATTTTTAAAGCGATCATTGCGGTGAAATCGAGAAATGCCATCGTTCTGAGTCCGCATCCAGCAGCCGCAAAATGTACAAAAGAGGCAGCAGATATTTTACAACAAGCTGCAGTACAAGCGGGGGCACCAGCAGGTCTAATTTCATGTATTTCAAAACCAACTGTTGCTGCTGCCAATGAGCTCATGAAACACCAGGTGACAAAAGTCATTTTGGCAACTGGCGGATCAGATATGGTAAAAGCGGCTTATAGCTCTGGGAAACCTGCATATGGAGTAGGGCCAGGTAATGTTCCTGTCTTTATCCATTCAAGTGCGAATATCCAACAGGCTGTGAAACAAATTATTCGCAGTAAAACTTTCGACTACGGGACAATTTGTGCTTCAGAGCAGGCACTTGTTGTTGAAAAGTCTATTAAGCGCAAGGTTAAGCAAGAATTAGAAAACCAAGGTGCTTATTTCCTTGACGACTATGAGAAGAAGCGTATTGAAGGCATCATTCTCATTAATGGTCGGTTGAATCCCAAAATTGTTGGTCAATCGCCCCAAAAACTTGCTGAATTAGCGGGAATTGCGATTACAGATGATTGTAAACTATTGGTTGCTGAAGAAAATAATATTGGCAAAGCCTATCCGTTATCACTTGAAAAACTGTCTCCAATCTTGGCTTTTTATGTAGCCGACAATTGGCAAGAGGCGAGCGCTACTTGCGCACAGCTACTTGAGTTAGGTGGGCTAGGCCATACAGCGGGTATTCATTGTCAAGATGAAGCGATGATCGAAAGTTTTGCTTTGGAACAGCAGGCATCTCGTGTAGTTGTGAATTCAGGTACAACATTTGGAGGCATTGGTGCAACGACAGGTATTCAACCATCGATGACACTCGGTTGTGGTTCATATGGCAATAATATTTCTTCAGATAATATTAGTGTTGAGCATTTACTAAATATTAAGCGAGTGGCTTATGGAATTCGTGAAATGGAAGAGGCACCGGCTGTTCCAAGTTATCAACAAGTTGCTAATGTAGTGGCGAGCAATGGGCCTAATATTTCAAGAGATGAAATCATGGACATTGTAAAAACGGTTTTGCAGGAATTGAAACTATAAAATAACAATCATTTTGAGGAGGAAACGCAATGAACGGAGAAATGGGAGCATTAGGTATGATCGAAACAAAAGGTTTAGTAGGAGCTGTAGAAGCTGCTGACGCGATGTCAAAGGCTGCAAACGTGAAATTGATTGGGAAGGTTCACGTAGGAGGCGGTTTGGTAACAGTCATGGTACGTGGTGATGTAGGTGCAGTGAAAGCATCGGTGGATGCAGGGGCTGCTGCTGTTGAAAATATTGGCGAATTGGTTTCTGTCCATGTAATTCCGCGCCCTCATTCAGATATTGAACTTATTCTTCCGAAGTTGGAAGGGTAATTCATAGCCTATGGTGCTGATCACGGAATCCAAACTAAGAAAACTGTTAAGAAAGGGGATTCCAAATCCTTTCCCATTTAATGAGGGGGATAAAATTACTCCAGCGGCAATGGATTTTCTCAGGGACAGAAAAATTGGGTTAGATGATAAACGATTAGGTCACTCTACAAGAACGTCAACGAAAAGAGGAAATGAATTAATGATTCCTGTAGGAGTATCAAATAGACATTTACATTTATCAAGCTATGATATCCAGCTATTATTTGGTGAAAACTATGAGTTAACTCCCCTGCGCCAGTTATCCCAAGAGGGCCAGTTTGCTGCGAAAGAACAAGTGACGTTACTTGGACCAAAAGGGCTGATAAAAGATGTTAGGGTTCTTGGACCAACACGAGGAGAAACGCAAGTAGAGATATCAATAACGGATGGATTTCAATTAGGCATTCATCCTCAAGTTAGACTGTCAGGCTCAATCGAAGACACTCCAGGTTTGACCCTGATTGGACCAAAAGGTTGCGTTTCTCTTCAAAAAGGAGTGATTGTAGCACAACGCCATGTTCATATGTCCCCTGAAAACGCCTCTGAATTCGGGGTGAATCAGGGGGAGACGTTATTGTTACAAACATCAGGTGAACGATCTGTTATTTTTACAGATGTAGTTGTGCGTGTCGATCCAAACTTTCAACTCGATTTCCACTTGGATCTTGACGAAGGAAATGCGGCGGGTTTAAAAACGGGTGACCAAGTAAAGGTTATTGGAAAAAACGGTGAACTTCTGTCTTGGGAGGGGAGGTGAAGAGGATAGATATTCGTGGAATGGTTGAATCTGTTGTGCGGGAAGTCGTGAATTCAATCAAAGTAGAAAAAGAACAAGAGGAAAATGGCAAAGTGTTATTTGTTTTTTGTGATAGCTCGGCACATGAGTCGTTTGAAGATCAATTTATCGAATTGAGAAATGCCCGTATTGGTTATGACATGCTGTTTTTAGATGGAGAAACATCTTCATGGCTTGGGCTCAATCAAATTGAATCGAACGGTTGTGGAAAGGTTATTGCAGCGGATGATAATGCGCCATCACCGATAGAGTTGCCAAAAGCATACGATGGTATCATTATCCCTGAAATTGATTTAGATAATGCTGCCCGTGTTGCAACAGGATTAAAAGGGACGATTAAAGTAGAAATTATTTTTTCTGCTCTGCTTCTACAAAAGTTTATCTTGATTGGTGACGATGTTACAGGGATTAAACGGGCAGATCGACGTTGTTTAAAAACGACGGCATTGCCAGTCCCTTATCAAAAGTTATTTAAAGATTATTTGCGACAGCTAAGTGAGCTGGGTGTTGAATTTGCAGCTTTAAAAGATTTGTCGGAAATTGTAGTCAGAAAGCTTTGTGTGAAAGAAGCAGCGAATGTGGATAATGGACATCTTGAAGAGCGCAGTGAGCAATCACAAGGAAACATGCTAACGTTTAACAAGAAATTACTTACACCAGGCTGGATTCAATCGCAATCGAACATTGTAAACGATACAATTTATCTTTCTAAAGGTGTCATTATCTCTCCTCTTGCAAGAGATTTAATTAAGGAGAGAAAACTGACGCTCAAAGTGATTGACTAAGGGTGAATAACTATGCTTTTAGCAAGAGTAATGGGCAGTATTTGGACAACTCAAAAAGAAAAGGGAATGGAACATTTAAAGCTTCTAATTGTACAGCCCGAAAATTTTCTAGAAGAGTTGGAAGGCAATGCTTTTGTTGCCATTGACAGGATTGGCGCA from Sporosarcina sp. FSL K6-1522 includes the following:
- the phnX gene encoding phosphonoacetaldehyde hydrolase; amino-acid sequence: MDKKSPQIEAIVFDWAGTTVDYGCFAPLDVFKEVFKIRGIEVTDEETREPMGTLKWDHIQTMCNMDRIAQLWKDKFGRLPEKEDVDALYADYEPMLLERLPNYCTPVPGMLELLARLRGQGLKVGSTTGYTSKMMEIVAPGAKQKGYAPDSMVTPDDVPAGRPFPWMIYQNAMNLGVGNMKHIIKAGDTLSDVREGVNAGVWSVGIILGSSEMGLHEAEANAMDPDELADRMEVVAQKFKEAGAHYVINSVGDLDKLIPKINARLRNGD
- the phnW gene encoding 2-aminoethylphosphonate--pyruvate transaminase, which produces MSNIESTNNPYLLLTPGPLTTSDTVRLAMMKDWCTWDDEYNNIVQGIRKDLIQLATTNTEKYSTVLMQGSGTFSVESVIGTAIPRDGKLLVIGNGAYGYRIGEIAEMLNIETVMLDSGEVSDPDIDELDRTLAADKGITHVAVVHCETTTGRLNPIEKVSGVVKKHNRIFILDAMSSFGGIEMDIDQLGVHYLISSANKCIEGVPGFGFIIVNKDEFEKCGGNARSLSLDLYNQWKTMEENNGKWRFTSPTHVVRAFAQALKELQEEGGVAARAARYRDNQRTLVEGMRKLGFTTLLSDENQSPIITSFNFPDADSFTFAEFYSRLKTKGFVIYPGKVTNLDTFRIGNIGAVTPEKVNDLLTAIEESSYWKSPV
- a CDS encoding MFS transporter produces the protein MGRPTYSKKIQRKALWASLIGSSIEYYDYLLYGAVAALVFNKVYFPNFDPKIGLLLALASFGIPYFFRPLGGVIFSHIGDKMGRKKSLVLTLGIMGVSTALIGLLPTYHAIGIWAPILLVALRIVQGIAVGGEWGGAVLLAVEYADEKKRGFAGSIPMMGAAVGMILGTGTMSLMRLLPDAQFLAWGWRLPFIASLGLVFLGIWLRGNLDETPDFQKSKQDGSIPKLPIVTTFKYHWRAIILTTGAKAIETAPFYMFATFGISYATNNLSMPENSVLNAVTIGTLSSLLFIPLAGRISDVIGRKKVFFAGSLGVIAFAIPYFLLLSKTSMLSLTVAVLIGYALWSIITAVLGTMFSEMFSPEVRYTGISVGYQMGAAIFGGTMPLVATGLITKFNGSWVPAAVYLMILGVISIICVALIKPVTNDTGNTNNNNKKDEEVMSDTKTPLVHAISHNTLTE
- the phnW gene encoding 2-aminoethylphosphonate--pyruvate transaminase, producing MSNIESTNNPYLLLTPGPLTTSDTVRLAMMKDWCTWDDEYNNIVQGIRKDLIQLATTNTEKYSTVLMQGSGTFSVESVIGTAIPRDGKLLVIGNGAYGYRIGEIAEMLNIETVMLDSGEVSDPDIDELDHTLAADKGITHVAVVHCETTTGRLNPIEKVSEVVKKHNRIFILDAMSSFGGIEMDIDQLGVHYLISSANKCIEGVPGFGFIIVNKEEFEKCGGNARSLSLDLYNQWKTMEENNGKWRFTSPTHVVRAFAQALKELQEEGGVAARAARYRDNQRTLVEGMRKLGFTTLLSDENQSPIITSFNFPDADSFTFAEFYSRLKTKGFVIYPGKVTNLDTFRIGNIGAVTPKKVNDLLTAIEESSYWKSLV
- a CDS encoding DeoR/GlpR family DNA-binding transcription regulator — encoded protein: MSLASIDRKRKILELLENDGKVKVKDLAVILKVSTETIRNYLNDLEQEEKLKKVYGGAINPAFFNNEPPALEREIINQDGKEKIGKMAVTLINDNDVIAIDEGSTPLRLARKLKDKKNLTIITSSLNSLTVLIDLMAQNLFSGKIIMLGGEVNTTHHRIAGELTLEMLNNIHVDKFFIAADGLSTHSGVTSYDISKGMVTKKLIEHSNKNILLIDHTKINKRTHYKMAPFEDIDIVVSDSNPPENWGTFLEEHTIKWLVANDENTES
- a CDS encoding MgtC/SapB family protein, with the protein product MDQLGVFYEEQIVQNLEIYLRILISALLGMFLGWDRSAKNKPAGLKTFTFVCVSCTLITLVSIYSAEQFGSTNINNRVDPMRLAAQIVSGLGFLGAGLIMKDGLRITGLTTAAMVFFAGGVGIGIGAGYYGLVLFAVLVTFILAKISQAIENREEAKEKAKVKGNTQDNNSKNTTNTDKNNESQQRKEVVHS
- a CDS encoding saccharopine dehydrogenase C-terminal domain-containing protein — translated: MKVFCLGGAGRIAREAVLDLVEHSEFEVITIGDFNEEIGQELVKELNDSRVNFVKVNVMNHKETVEQMKGYDVVMDGTTITLNGLSTACIAEAGCHGINLNGFGAEDEYSETFKKNNRTAVPGFGMTPGVTQMMAMYAANQLDTVESVRVSHGSFRPIAFSKSITETTTYEYDPDLPGRIIFENGEFVQVAPFARPRKIQLPEPYGETIQYIIPHSETRTLAKALSHKGVKLIEVRGTWPKQNMQLVRGLYDYGIMRNPKVTVNGAEVGLMDIIGDYLLQSKEGQETELYGYSLHIEVIGTRDGVRKSHVLYHTHPASDGSVKGWEKLRAYTRNVGIPMAIATELLAKGAVKDTGVLIPEEAFEPEVIFKQLKKRGIHIHEEINVVPEDEKVEAII